Proteins encoded together in one Solanum lycopersicum chromosome 7, SLM_r2.1 window:
- the LOC101258969 gene encoding uncharacterized protein has translation MARQSGNCLRCCLVIFAVVSALCVSGPAIYWKFKKLKVKAAQSCMPCKCDCSPPLSLLEVAPGLANLTITDCGKDDPDLKEEMEKQFVDLLSEELKLQEAVDKEHAHHMNITFVEARRLATEYQKEAEKCIATTETCEVGRERAVVLYAKEMKLTNLWERRARQVGWKD, from the exons ATGGCAAGGCAATCTGGGAATTGCTTAAGATGTTGTTTAGTAATTTTTGCTGTAGTTTCTGCTCTTTGTGTATCTGGTCCTGCTATTTATTGGAAGTTCAAGAAACTTAAAGTTAAAGCTGCTCAATCTTGTATGCCTTGTAAATGTGACTGTTCTCCTCCTCTTTCTTTGCTTGAAGTTGCTCCTG GCTTGGCGAATCTTACAATCACAG ACTGCGGAAAAGATGATCCGGACCTTAAGGAGGAGATGGAGAAACAGTTCGTTGATTTATTATCGGAAGAGCTGAAACTGCAGGAGGCTGTTGACAAGGAGCACGCCCATCATATGAACATCACCTTTGTGGAGGCGAGGAGGTTAGCTACCGAGTACCAAAAGGAGGCTGAGAAATGCATTGCTACAACGGAAACTTGTGAAGTCGGGAGAGAAAGAGCTGTTGTGTTGTATGCCAAGGAAATGAAGTTGACTAACCTTTGGGAACGCAGAGCGCGCCAAGTTGGTTGGAAAGACtga
- the LOC101258668 gene encoding two-component response regulator ORR24 isoform X1, whose product MTVEEIRGNMSGGERGNNYDNFPIGMRVLAVDDDPICLKLLDGLLRKCQYQVTTTSQARMALKMLRENRDRFDLVISDVHMPDMDGFKLLELVGLEMDLPVIMLSANSDTKLVKKGIDHGACDYLVKPVRIEELRNIWQHVIRKKKVEPKSQSKSNDQDKSYQVSGESGRGQSPTGNAYPSGKCNKKRKDEEDENDENGNDNEDPTTQKRARVVWSIELHRKFVAAVGQLGIEKAVPKRILDLMNVDGLTRENVASHLQKYRLYLKRINSVQTQQANMVAALGGRDYVRMGSLDGLGDFRTLGGSGRYTHAALSSYSSGGMLGRLNSAAGLSVRNLAAPQLLQPSHGQNLSNSVNAFTKLNPSIPPASQNASLFQGIPASLELDQLQQSKSSAHIPLDESRLLTTDVLGCSNNSLPNNPMLLQGNPQQPLTGGGFGNQHSQNITPFSSDSFNTGVNGSSNFLEHGRCNDWQNSIQLSKFQSNSFPLTESFINSHLPQNSVREAAAHLQNSPLDFTSTASVSPPFEDSRGEIQYRQSMASAVQSMNQTPSQAWADNKQQYSHNSNNTFGNNLSSQVPNDGSMASLSHSMNQNNENFGRRMDMSLIGRSSGGSSTLVQHTEHEKLTPDSRTRSNEEYLLEPTKQQVGFSPQGYDSLDDLMTAMKREQDGGMLDEGTIWI is encoded by the exons ATGACTGTGGAAGAAATTAGAGGGAATATGAGTGGTGGTGAAAGGggaaataattatgataattttcCTATTGGTATGAGAGTTCTTGCTGTTGATGATGACCCTATTTGTTTGAAGCTTTTGGATGGTTTGCTCAGGAAATGCCAGTATCAGG TAACTACAACAAGTCAGGCAAGGATGGCATTGAAGATGTTGAGGGAGAATAGAGATAGATTTGATTTGGTCATCAGTGATGTTCACATGCCTGATATGGATGGCTTTAAACTTCTTGAACTTGTTGGTCTTGAGATGGATCTTCCAGTCATAA TGTTGTCTGCAAACAGCGATACCAAACTTGTAAAGAAGGGAATCGATCATGGTGCTTGTGACTATTTGGTGAAACCTGTTCGAATTGAGGAGTTGAGGAACATATGGCAACATGTTATCAGAAAAAAGAAGGTTGAGCCTAAGAGCCAGAGCAAGTCTAATGATCAAGACAAATCTTATCAGGTAAGTGGAGAAAGTGGTCGAGGGCAATCACCAACAGGTAATGCATATCCAAGTGGAAAATGTAACAAGAAAAGGAAGGATGAAGAAGATGAGAACGATGAAAATGGAAATGACAATGAAGATCCAACAACTCAGAAGAGAGCTCGTGTCGTTTGGTCTATAGAACTTCACAGGAAGTTTGTTGCAGCTGTTGGTCAGTTGGGCATCGAAA AAGCTGTCCCAAAGAGGATTCTTGACTTGATGAATGTTGACGGGCTTACAAGGGAAAATGTGGCAAGCCATCTGCAG AAGTATAGGCTTTACTTGAAAAGGATCAATTCAGTTCAAACCCAACAGGCAAACATGGTTGCCGCATTAGGGGGAAGGGACTATGTGCGAATGGGCTCACTGGATGGGCTTGGAGATTTTCGAACATTGGGTGGATCAGGACGGTATACTCATGCTGCCTTGTCATCGTACAGTTCAGGGGGCATGCTTGGCAGACTAAATAGTGCTGCTGGTCTAAGTGTGCGCAACCTTGCAGCACCTCAGCTACTCCAACCTAGTCATGGTCAAAATTTGAGCAATTCCgttaatgctttcacaaaactAAATCCAAGCATTCCGCCTGCCAGCCAGAATGCTAGTTTATTTCAAGGCATTCCTGCATCATTGGAGCTTGATCAATTGCAGCAGAGTAAGTCCTCAGCGCATATTCCTTTGGACGAGTCGAGACTGCTAACAACTGATGTGCTCGGTTGCTCGAATAACTCCTTACCCAATAATCCGATGTTGCTTCAAGGGAATCCCCAGCAACCACTGACTGGGGGAGGATTTGGAAATCAGCACTCTCAAAACATAACTCCCTTTAGCTCAGACTCGTTCAATACTGGTGTTAATGGATCTTCCAACTTTCTGGAACATGGTAGATGTAATGACTGGCAAAATTCCATTCAGCTATCAAAGTTCCAGTCTAATTCTTTCCCATTGACTGAATCCTTCATTAACAGCCATTTGCCACAAAATAGTGTAAGGGAAGCGGCGGCTCATTTACAGAATAGCCCTCTTGATTTTACTTCCACCGCCTCAGTTTCTCCTCCTTTTGAAGATTCAAGGGGAGAAATCCAATACCGTCAAAGTATGGCTAGTGCTGTTCAGAGTATGAATCAAACACCATCTCAAGCATGGGCTGATAATAAACAACAATATTCCCACAACTCAAATAATACTTTCGGCAACAACTTGAGTTCTCAGGTTCCCAACGATGGTAGCATGGCTTCTTTAAGCCACAGTATGAaccaaaacaatgagaactttGGCAGAAGGATGGACATGTCATTGATTGGTAGATCAAGTGGAGGTTCTTCGACACTCGTGCAGCACACCGAGCATGAAAAGTTGACCCCAGATTCAAGGACAAGGTCAAATGAAGAATACCTCTTGGAGCCAACAAAGCAACAAGTTGGTTTTAGTCCACAAGGCTATGACTCCCTGGATGATCTTATGACTGCAATGAAACGG GAGCAAGATGGAGGTATGTTAGATGAAGGAACAATATGGATTTAA
- the LOC101244967 gene encoding pentatricopeptide repeat-containing protein At4g02750-like translates to MYKPRNLIEISYCFTVWGSNYLLSNDHGRLLNRPFLSRTYLKPKKQIPLQMKSEPHLEKQSIFSCNKMIMNLGRQGKVKEARQLFDEMPQRDVVSHASMITVYLKHKDLPKAERLFYSMPERSVVSDSAMVHAYAKAGRIDEARRIFDLMPDRNVYAWTSLISGYFQNHRVDEARKLLQQMPEKNVVTWTTTIVGYAQNGLIAEARSIFDQVPEKNVIVWTAMIRAYVENHQVDQALELFDKMPERNLYSWNVMIQGCLNDNRVEKALELFNAMPWRNMVSWTTVVTGLARNEMIEMAREYFDQMPNRDPAAWNAMITAYVDEGLVAKANELFDSMSNKDLVSWNLMIDGYAKSGLEGEALKRFILMLRSGLRPNPTTLTSVVTSCGGILELMQAHVLVLLLGFDQDTSLDNALVTMYSRCGDINSSLIAFENLKVKDVVSWTAIILAYANHGLGKQALQSFAQMLKSGNQPDEITFVGLLSACSHAGLVKKGQKLFESMRHAYGLEPRAEHYCCLVDILGRGKLVDEAIRVVQRMPPEERDAAVLGALLGACKLYGDVGVANQICNEIVELEPGNSGAYVLMANTYAASGRWGDFAQVRKKMKERKVKKVPGFSEIEVNGKNHIFFVGDKSHPEKEEIYTLIKENLLPLMQEKMI, encoded by the coding sequence aTGTATAAACCCAGAAATTTGATTGAAATAAGCTACTGTTTTACAGTTTGGGGTTCAAATTATTTGCTAAGTAATGATCATGGTCGCCTTCTGAACCGTCCATTCCTTTCAAGAACATATTTAAAACCCAAGAAACAGATTCCATTGCAAATGAAATCAGAACCCCACTTGGAAAAACAGTCCATTTTTAGCTGCAATAAAATGATTATGAATTTAGGACGTCAAGGCAAAGTTAAAGAAGCACGGCAGTTGTTCGATGAAATGCCTCAAAGGGATGTTGTTTCTCATGCTTCGATGATTACTGTTTATCTAAAACACAAGGATCTTCCTAAAGCCGAGAGATTGTTTTATTCCATGCCTGAGAGGAGTGTAGTGTCTGATTCGGCTATGGTTCATGCTTACGCGAAAGCTGGGAGGATCGATGAGGCTCGGAGAATCTTTGATTTGATGCCGGATAGAAATGTTTACGCGTGGACCAGTTTGATTTCTGGATATTTTCAGAACCATAGAGTGGACGAGGCtcgaaagttgcttcaacaaaTGCCTGAGAAAAATGTGGTTACGTGGACTACAACGATAGTGGGGTATGCTCAAAATGGTTTGATTGCTGAGGCGCGAAGTATTTTTGATCAGGTTCCTGAGAAAAATGTCATTGTTTGGACGGCTATGATCAGGGCTTATGTTGAAAATCATCAAGTCGATCAAGCTCTTGAGCTATTCGATAAGATGCCAGAACGTAATTTGTATTCTTGGAATGTTATGATTCAAGGCTGTTTAAATGATAACAGGGTGGAGAAAGCTTTGGAACTGTTTAATGCAATGCCATGGAGAAATATGGTTTCTTGGACAACTGTCGTTACTGGTCTTGCACGAAATGAGATGATAGAAATGGCAAGAGAGTACTTTGATCAAATGCCAAACAGGGATCCTGCTGCATGGAATGCTATGATAACAGCTTATGTTGACGAAGGCCTAGTGGCTAAGGCCAACGAACTTTTCGATTCGATGTCTAATAAAGATCTTGTAAGTTGGAATTTAATGATTGATGGGTATGCTAAAAGTGGCCTTGAAGGTGAAGCCTTAAAGCGATTCATTCTTATGCTTCGATCGGGCTTAAGGCCGAATCCGACTACTCTTACCAGTGTAGTGACCTCATGTGGGGGCATCCTGGAATTAATGCAAGCTCATGTTCTTGTTTTGCTTCTAGGATTTGACCAAGACACTTCACTTGATAACGCTCTTGTCACTATGTACTCCAGATGTGGAGATATAAACTCATCATTGATCGCTTTTGAGAATCTCAAAGTAAAGGATGTTGTTTCGTGGACAGCAATAATACTGGCATATGCTAATCATGGTCTTGGTAAACAAGCATTGCAATCCTTCGCGCAGATGTTAAAGTCCGGTAACCAGCCAGACGAAATCACTTTTGTGGGACTCTTGTCAGCTTGTAGTCATGCTGGTCTTGTTAAGAAAGGTCAAAAGCTCTTCGAGTCAATGAGGCATGCCTATGGTTTAGAACCGAGAGCGGAACATTATTGTTGCCTTGTTGACATTTTAGGTCGCGGTAAGTTAGTTGATGAAGCTATAAGGGTGGTGCAACGGATGCCTCCTGAGGAACGTGATGCTGCTGTTTTAGGGGCTTTACTTGGCGCTTGTAAGTTGTATGGAGATGTTGGAGTAGCTAATCAGATCTGCAATGAAATAGTAGAGCTTGAACCGGGTAACTCAGGGGCTTATGTATTAATGGCAAACACTTATGCGGCTTCTGGGAGATGGGGTGATTTTGCGCaagtaagaaagaaaatgaaggagAGGAAAGTGAAAAAGGTACCCGGTTTTAGTGAAATAGAAGTCAATGggaaaaatcacatattttttgtGGGAGACAAGTCTCACCCTGAGAAAGAGGAGATTTACACACTTATTAAAGAAAATCTATTGCctctaatgcaagagaagatgATTTAG
- the LOC101259553 gene encoding VAMP-like protein YKT61: MKITALMVLKCNPEGSDPVILANASDVNHFGYFQRSSVKEFIVFVGRTVAKRNPPGQRQSVQHEEYKVHSYNRNGLCALGFMDDHYPVRSAFSLLNQVLDEYLKNFGESWKAVQSDNAQPWPYLNEALAKFQDPAEADKLFKIQRELDETKIILHKTIDSVLERGEKLDSLVEKSSDLSAASQMFYKQAKKTNSCCTIL, encoded by the exons ATGAAGATCACAGCTTTGATGGTGTTGAAATGCAATCCAGAAGGTTCGGATCCTGTGATCTTAGCAAACGCTTCTGATGTTAACCATTTTGGGTATTTTCAGAGATCCAGCGTTAAGGAATTTATCGTTTTTGTGGGTCGAACTGTTGCTAAAAGGAACCCACCTGGACAACGACAATCTGTTCAGCATGAAG AATACAAGGTGCATTCATACAATCGAAATGGTTTATGTGCTTTGGGCTTCATGGATGATCACTATCCAGTTCGAAGTGCATTTTCACTGCTCAACCAG GTTTTGGATGAGTATCTGAAGAATTTTGGTGAGTCATGGAAAGCGGTTCAAAGCGACAATGCTCAACCATGGCCTTATCTGAATGAAGCTCTAGCCAAATTTCAG GATCCTGCTGAGGCCGATAAGCTGTTCAAAATTCAACGAGAGTTggatgaaacaaaaattattctC CATAAGACAATTGACAGTGTCTTAGAACGTGGTGAGAAGCTAGACAGTTTGGTTGAGAAGAGTTCAGATCTCAGTGCTGCTTCACAG ATGTTCTACAAGCAGGCAAAGAAAACCAATTCATGCTGTACAATTTTATAG
- the LOC101259262 gene encoding uncharacterized protein, translated as MASFSSYIFLIILFIISVGVSEIKSIYLPGTYQSSLLVKKHDEKTKIPFKTHYFPQILDHFTFLPKSCKVFYQKYLINDQYWNKDGGGPIFVYTGNEGNIDWFAANTGFMIDIAPNFNALLIFIEHRFYGDSMPFGNNSYKSAKTLGYLNSQQALADYAVLIRSLKQNLSSDSSPVVVFGGSYGGMLAAWFRLKYPHIAIGAVASSAPILQFENITPWSSFYDAVSQDFKDASLNCYKVIKGSWQELDALSRHDDGLIKVSKLFRTCKALQSVFSARDWLWEAFVYTAMVNYPTEANFMMPLPAYPVKEMCKIIDGLPKGGSKLSKAFAAASLYYNYTQTEKCFNLEGGTDSHGLHGWDWQACTEMVMPMTCSNESMFPPSSFSFKEFSKDCKKQFGVKPRPHWITTEFGGYRIEQVLKRFGSNMIFSNGMQDPWSRGGVLKNISSSIVALVTQKGAHHVDFRSETKNDPDWLIMQRKQEVAIIEKWLEEYYKDLKQN; from the exons atggcttctttttcttcttacattttcttgattatattgTTCATAATTTCTGTTGGTGTTTCAGAAATTAAGTCAATATATCTTCCAGGAACTTATCAATCTTCATTACTAGTAAAGAAGCATgatgaaaagacaaaaataccctttaaaactcattattttccaCAAATTCTTGATCATTTCACTTTTCTACCAAAGAGTTGTAaagtattttatcaaaaatatctCATAAATGATCAATATTGGAATAAAGATGGAGGAGGGCCCATCTTTGTTTACACTGGCAATGAAGGGAATATTGATTGGTTTGCTGCAAACACTGGATTCATGATTGATATTGCTCCGAACTTTAATGCACTCCTGATCTTCATCGAA CATAGGTTTTATGGAGATTCAATGCCATTTGGAAATAATTCTTACAAATCAGCAAAGACTTTGGGTTACTTGAATTCACAACAAGCATTGGCTGATTATGCTGTCCTCATAAGGAGCTTGAAGCAAAATCTTTCTTCTGATTCATCACCTGTTGTGGTTTTTGGTGGCTCTTATGGTGGAA TGTTGGCTGCTTGGTTTAGACTAAAGTATCCACATATAGCCATTGGAGCAGTGGCATCTTCAGCACCAATATTGCAATTTGAAAATATCACACCATGGTCAAGCTTCTATGATGCTGTTTCCCAAGATTTCAAG GATGCAAGTTTGAATTGTTATAAAGTGATAAAGGGGAGTTGGCAAGAGTTGGATGCATTATCAAGACATGATGATGGATTGATTAAAGTTAGTAAACTTTTCAGAACTTGCAA gGCTTTACAATCAGTTTTTTCAGCTAGAGATTGGCTATGGGAAGCTTTTGTATACACAGCTATGGTTAATTATCCTACTGAGGCTAACTTTATGATGCCATTGCCAGCATATCCAGTTAAAGAG aTGTGCAAGATAATTGATGGATTGCCAAAAGGAGGTTCAAAGCTTAGCAAGGCATTTGCTGCAGCAAGTTTATATTACAATTATACACAAACAGAAAAATGTTTCAATTTAGAAGGTGGTACTGATTCTCATGGTCTTCATGGTTGGGATTGGCAG GCATGTACAGAAATGGTTATGCCAATGACTTGTTCAAATGAAAGTATGTTTCCTCCATCTTCCTTTAGCTTCAAGGAATTCTCAAAAGATTGTAAGAAGCAATTTGGAGTAAAACCTAGACCACATTGGATCACTACTGAATTTGGTGGCTAT AGAATTGAGCAAGTTCTCAAGAGATTTGGCAGCAACATGATATTCTCTAATGGAATGCAAGATCCTTGGAGCAGAGGAGG tgtattgaaaaatatatcatcTAGCATTGTGGCTTTGGTAACTCAGAAAG GTGCACACCATGTTGACTTTAGATCAGAGACAAAGAATGACCCAGACTGGTTAATTATGCAAAGGAAGCAAGAAGTGGCTATTATTGAAAAGTGGCTAGAAGAGTACTATAAAGATCTCAAACAAAATTAG
- the LOC101258668 gene encoding two-component response regulator ORR24 isoform X2, whose product MTVEEIRGNMSGGERGNNYDNFPIGMRVLAVDDDPICLKLLDGLLRKCQYQVTTTSQARMALKMLRENRDRFDLVISDVHMPDMDGFKLLELVGLEMDLPVIMLSANSDTKLVKKGIDHGACDYLVKPVRIEELRNIWQHVIRKKKVEPKSQSKSNDQDKSYQVSGESGRGQSPTGNAYPSGKCNKKRKDEEDENDENGNDNEDPTTQKRARVVWSIELHRKFVAAVGQLGIEKAVPKRILDLMNVDGLTRENVASHLQKYRLYLKRINSVQTQQANMVAALGGRDYVRMGSLDGLGDFRTLGGSGRYTHAALSSYSSGGMLGRLNSAAGLSVRNLAAPQLLQPSHGQNLSNSVNAFTKLNPSIPPASQNASLFQGIPASLELDQLQQRNPQQPLTGGGFGNQHSQNITPFSSDSFNTGVNGSSNFLEHGRCNDWQNSIQLSKFQSNSFPLTESFINSHLPQNSVREAAAHLQNSPLDFTSTASVSPPFEDSRGEIQYRQSMASAVQSMNQTPSQAWADNKQQYSHNSNNTFGNNLSSQVPNDGSMASLSHSMNQNNENFGRRMDMSLIGRSSGGSSTLVQHTEHEKLTPDSRTRSNEEYLLEPTKQQVGFSPQGYDSLDDLMTAMKREQDGGMLDEGTIWI is encoded by the exons ATGACTGTGGAAGAAATTAGAGGGAATATGAGTGGTGGTGAAAGGggaaataattatgataattttcCTATTGGTATGAGAGTTCTTGCTGTTGATGATGACCCTATTTGTTTGAAGCTTTTGGATGGTTTGCTCAGGAAATGCCAGTATCAGG TAACTACAACAAGTCAGGCAAGGATGGCATTGAAGATGTTGAGGGAGAATAGAGATAGATTTGATTTGGTCATCAGTGATGTTCACATGCCTGATATGGATGGCTTTAAACTTCTTGAACTTGTTGGTCTTGAGATGGATCTTCCAGTCATAA TGTTGTCTGCAAACAGCGATACCAAACTTGTAAAGAAGGGAATCGATCATGGTGCTTGTGACTATTTGGTGAAACCTGTTCGAATTGAGGAGTTGAGGAACATATGGCAACATGTTATCAGAAAAAAGAAGGTTGAGCCTAAGAGCCAGAGCAAGTCTAATGATCAAGACAAATCTTATCAGGTAAGTGGAGAAAGTGGTCGAGGGCAATCACCAACAGGTAATGCATATCCAAGTGGAAAATGTAACAAGAAAAGGAAGGATGAAGAAGATGAGAACGATGAAAATGGAAATGACAATGAAGATCCAACAACTCAGAAGAGAGCTCGTGTCGTTTGGTCTATAGAACTTCACAGGAAGTTTGTTGCAGCTGTTGGTCAGTTGGGCATCGAAA AAGCTGTCCCAAAGAGGATTCTTGACTTGATGAATGTTGACGGGCTTACAAGGGAAAATGTGGCAAGCCATCTGCAG AAGTATAGGCTTTACTTGAAAAGGATCAATTCAGTTCAAACCCAACAGGCAAACATGGTTGCCGCATTAGGGGGAAGGGACTATGTGCGAATGGGCTCACTGGATGGGCTTGGAGATTTTCGAACATTGGGTGGATCAGGACGGTATACTCATGCTGCCTTGTCATCGTACAGTTCAGGGGGCATGCTTGGCAGACTAAATAGTGCTGCTGGTCTAAGTGTGCGCAACCTTGCAGCACCTCAGCTACTCCAACCTAGTCATGGTCAAAATTTGAGCAATTCCgttaatgctttcacaaaactAAATCCAAGCATTCCGCCTGCCAGCCAGAATGCTAGTTTATTTCAAGGCATTCCTGCATCATTGGAGCTTGATCAATTGCAGCAGA GGAATCCCCAGCAACCACTGACTGGGGGAGGATTTGGAAATCAGCACTCTCAAAACATAACTCCCTTTAGCTCAGACTCGTTCAATACTGGTGTTAATGGATCTTCCAACTTTCTGGAACATGGTAGATGTAATGACTGGCAAAATTCCATTCAGCTATCAAAGTTCCAGTCTAATTCTTTCCCATTGACTGAATCCTTCATTAACAGCCATTTGCCACAAAATAGTGTAAGGGAAGCGGCGGCTCATTTACAGAATAGCCCTCTTGATTTTACTTCCACCGCCTCAGTTTCTCCTCCTTTTGAAGATTCAAGGGGAGAAATCCAATACCGTCAAAGTATGGCTAGTGCTGTTCAGAGTATGAATCAAACACCATCTCAAGCATGGGCTGATAATAAACAACAATATTCCCACAACTCAAATAATACTTTCGGCAACAACTTGAGTTCTCAGGTTCCCAACGATGGTAGCATGGCTTCTTTAAGCCACAGTATGAaccaaaacaatgagaactttGGCAGAAGGATGGACATGTCATTGATTGGTAGATCAAGTGGAGGTTCTTCGACACTCGTGCAGCACACCGAGCATGAAAAGTTGACCCCAGATTCAAGGACAAGGTCAAATGAAGAATACCTCTTGGAGCCAACAAAGCAACAAGTTGGTTTTAGTCCACAAGGCTATGACTCCCTGGATGATCTTATGACTGCAATGAAACGG GAGCAAGATGGAGGTATGTTAGATGAAGGAACAATATGGATTTAA